A region from the Carboxydothermus pertinax genome encodes:
- a CDS encoding NapC/NirT family cytochrome c: MQKRLLWVIIIAAAIVAVAAPFAIHETSKPTFCNTCHSMKPYVTAWKQSNHAKTDCMSCHRDPGFVGLMKVKVGGLRQVAVELIQRPDPKEIKGKAEVPNRRCESCHKLSNLSGPVGITFSHELHASKKGLQCVTCHGDLVHGSPKTLKMQDCLDCHKEKNGPTKCESCHQDKATMKPQNHDARWIAAHGTEAKKDLASCTTCHTGDLGQEKYCNSCHNGVQMPHPEGWAKNHKVSDVKVCNTCHEKPVEGGKAQTCISCHKVEMPHPTSWTKDHGKFTLQNKNVNCYSCHTKTECSSCHKVDMPHPASWLSTHGKTALAKGTSSCYGSCHTKATCDSCHKVPMPHSNSFKTTTHGATALAKGSSTCYTCHSKTECSTCHNNVKPHDSGFFAIHSSEYAKNPAKCNTCHTNKTTCNSCHSKIGHTEDWISRHGLAVGQYGSEQCVTCHDRTKFCSSCHQ; the protein is encoded by the coding sequence GTGCAAAAAAGGCTCCTCTGGGTGATAATAATTGCGGCGGCAATTGTAGCGGTAGCAGCTCCTTTTGCTATACACGAAACCAGTAAACCAACTTTTTGTAATACCTGCCATTCGATGAAGCCGTATGTAACTGCCTGGAAACAGTCAAACCATGCAAAAACCGATTGTATGTCCTGCCACCGGGACCCGGGGTTTGTGGGACTTATGAAAGTAAAAGTTGGGGGGCTACGGCAGGTAGCGGTGGAACTTATCCAACGGCCAGATCCAAAAGAAATTAAAGGGAAGGCCGAAGTCCCCAATCGCCGGTGTGAATCCTGCCATAAATTATCAAATCTTTCTGGACCGGTGGGAATCACTTTTAGTCATGAACTCCATGCAAGTAAGAAAGGTTTACAATGCGTTACCTGCCACGGTGACTTAGTGCACGGCAGTCCCAAGACTTTAAAAATGCAGGATTGCCTAGATTGCCACAAAGAGAAAAATGGCCCGACAAAATGTGAGAGTTGTCACCAGGACAAAGCTACAATGAAACCCCAGAACCATGACGCCAGGTGGATTGCTGCTCATGGAACTGAGGCGAAAAAAGATTTAGCTTCTTGTACTACCTGTCATACTGGGGATTTGGGCCAAGAAAAATACTGTAACTCCTGCCATAATGGTGTGCAAATGCCCCACCCCGAGGGTTGGGCCAAAAACCACAAGGTTTCTGATGTAAAAGTATGCAATACTTGTCATGAAAAACCGGTGGAAGGTGGTAAGGCGCAAACTTGTATTAGCTGCCACAAGGTGGAAATGCCACATCCGACTTCATGGACTAAGGATCACGGTAAGTTTACCCTGCAAAATAAAAACGTAAACTGCTATTCCTGCCATACCAAAACCGAATGCAGCAGTTGTCACAAGGTAGATATGCCTCACCCTGCTTCTTGGCTTTCGACCCATGGCAAAACAGCGTTAGCTAAAGGGACAAGTAGCTGTTACGGCTCCTGTCATACTAAAGCAACCTGCGATAGTTGCCATAAAGTACCGATGCCCCATAGCAATAGCTTTAAGACTACAACTCACGGGGCTACTGCTTTAGCCAAAGGAAGCAGTACTTGCTATACCTGTCACAGCAAAACTGAATGTAGTACCTGCCATAATAATGTCAAACCCCATGATTCTGGATTTTTTGCAATTCATAGCAGTGAATACGCTAAAAATCCGGCAAAATGCAATACCTGTCATACCAATAAAACTACCTGCAACAGCTGTCACAGCAAAATTGGCCATACGGAAGATTGGATTTCCCGCCACGGTCTAGCGGTAGGGCAGTATGGCTCGGAGCAATGTGTCACCTGTCATGACCGTACGAAATTCTGTAGCAGTTGCCATCAATAA
- a CDS encoding DUF3343 domain-containing protein, with translation MSELIFLTFPSIHHLLQLEDVLKKNSLKFQIIPLPREIRSDCGTCLLIEKEATKAVLALAKNQGIPVEGVYPVTDEKKKRFYQKLLSLM, from the coding sequence ATGTCCGAACTGATCTTTTTGACTTTCCCGTCCATTCACCACCTGTTGCAATTGGAAGATGTTTTAAAGAAAAATTCTTTAAAATTCCAAATAATACCTTTACCTCGAGAAATCCGCTCCGACTGCGGCACCTGTCTCTTAATTGAAAAAGAAGCAACAAAGGCTGTACTGGCTTTGGCCAAAAATCAGGGGATTCCAGTAGAAGGAGTTTATCCAGTTACTGACGAAAAAAAGAAGAGATTTTACCAAAAGCTTTTATCTTTAATGTAA